DNA from Mucilaginibacter mallensis:
CAGCAGCATGATGTTGGTGTAGTTACCGGCAGGCTGGTTAGTTTATATCAAAGATTACTCCCTGCCCTTATGTTGGGCTAATTTTATTACTTTTGCCGCTTCAATAACTGATTTTATGAAAAATACCGCTTTAACCGATATACACATTAAAGCAGGCGCCAAAATTGTGCCCTTCGCTGGTTATAACATGCCTGTGCAATATGCCGGGATCAACGCTGAACATGATACCGTACGCAAGTCGGTGGGTGTGTTTGATGTAAGCCACATGGGCGAGTTTATTTTAAAAGGCGAGCATGCTATCGACCTGATACAAAAAGTGAGCAGCAACGATGCTACTAAATTATATGACGGTAAAGTACAATACTCATGCCTGCCAAACGAAGATGGTGGTATTGTTGACGATCTGCTGGTTTATCGCATTGACGAAAAAACCTACATGCTGGTAGTTAATGCTTCCAATATCGATAAGGATTGGGCATGGATATCAAAATACAATACCTGGGGTGTGGATATGAAAAACATATCAGATCGTACTTCGCTGTTAGCTATTCAAGGCCCAAAAGCTGCTGAAGCTTTGCAAAGCCTTACAGATATCGACCTGCCATCAATGGAATATTACACCTTTAAAAAGGGAACATTTGCCGGCATTGATAATGTAGTGGTATCAGCAACCGGCTATACTGGCGCAGGTGGTTTCGAAGTGTATTTTGATAACGATCATGCTGAACATATCTGGAATGCGATTTTTGAAGCAGGTAAGCCATTCGGCATACAGCCAATTGGCTTGGGCGCCCGCGATACCTTACGCTTAGAGATGGGTTTCTGCCTTTATGGTAATGATATTGATGATACCACATCGCCGTTAGAAGCAGGTTTAGGTTGGGTAACCAAATTCACTAAGGATTTTGTTAATGCTGATGCTCTGCAAGCACAAAAAACACAAGGTGTAAGTCAAAAACTGGTAGGTTTTGAAATGATTGACCGCGGCATCCCACGCCATGATTATGCGATAGTTGATACCGAAGGTAATACCATTGGTAAAGTAACTTCGGGCACACAATCACCATCATTGCAAAAAGCAATTGGCATGGGCTATGTAAAAAATGAGTTCGCCAAAGAAGGCACCGAGATCTACATCAGCATAAGAGATAATAAAGTTAGGGCAAAGGTGGTTAAGCCGCCATTCTATAAATAGTCATTATGTCATTGGGGCATTAAGCCATTAATGCCCCAGTGTGAATGACCCAATGACTCAATGATCAATGACTGAATTAAACGTTTGCCTTAGCCCTTCGCTCATCCCGCTTTTTGAGGTTGAGGATTATATAGTAGTTATCATAGATATTTTCAGAGCCACATCATCCATTTGCTATGGTATTGATAATGGCGCTGAAGCTATTATCCCTGTATCCCAAGTGGAGGAATGTGTGGCCTACCAGGGAAAATACCCGCATTATTTACTGGCTGCAGAACGCGATGGCAAAGTGGTTACCGGGTTTGATTTTGGTAATTCGCCGTTCTCTTATACTGAGGAAAAGGTTGCCGGCAAAACAGTGGTGCTTACTACTACAAATGGTACGCACGCGCTGCATTTATCAAGAAATGCAAAAAAGGTGGTTATCGGTTCTTTTTTAAACCTTACCTCCATATGCAACTGGTTAAAAACACAGAATGACAACATCCTGCTCGTTTGCGCCGGCTGGAAAAATAACTTTAACCTGGAGGACACCCTATTTGCAGGAGCAGTGGTTGACCAGTTAAAAGGCGGTGGCTTTGTGCTGGATGATGCCGCCATCGCATCTAATGATCTGTACCAGATTGCTAAAAGTGATCTGGATACCTATCTTAAAAAAACATCCCACAGCGAGCGCCTTAAAAAACTAGGTATTGAAGCTGATATAGCATTCTGCTTGCAGGTTGATATTACAACGGCTATCCCGGTTTTAGAGGGTGAGAAATTAGTGAAGTTGGTGTAACCTGTAACAAAAACGGGGCATGTTGAGGCACTCGAAACATGCGGGTAAAGGCCTCTGCGCTCACACTTCGAGTGCCTCAGTGTGACACCCCGCCCGCTGAAAAGATTATTTTAGCCCCTCGTTTACTCCTGTGCGTTAACCTGCTTTTCTGCGTTTGCGCCATATTTTTATCAGCCAATAAAAAATCACAAGGACTAATAATAAGGGCCATAATGTAATTAAACCGAAAAACAGATTCTGCAATATTTCCCAACCGTCGGCAATAGCTTTTTTAAATTTGTATACCGCCCCATTACCCGTATCAACTTGCGCGCTTTCCTGGGTATAAAATGTGATATCAAGCGAACTATAAGCAACCTGTTTGCTTAAATAATTAAGCTGCCCTTGTGTCGATTCAATATCACTGCGTATTTCGGTTAGTTTATTTTGTATCTCTAACAGGTCTGATATTTTTGATGATTTATTTAGCAATTCCAGGTAACGTTTCTCAAGCAACTTTTTATTATTCAACCGTGTTTGTATGTCGATATACTTAGTGGTTTCGTCAGTAACACTTATATTTTTAGTGTCAATTTTATACGCAGTTGAAGAAACTGAATCCAGGAGAAAATCAAAACTTTTAGCCGGGATACGTACTTTTAATTCGTACTGTTTACGGTTTTCATCAGCATTAGTTGATTGATTATCCTCTTCTACATAACCTCCATATTTTTTAAGCGAAACCAATATCTTTTTACGCGTGGCTATTAAATTGTTAGTTTCAAACTCAATATCTCCATTTTTAACTAACTTTTTTGAGGTATCCTGTATACTATTATTTGTGCCTGCATTTTCATAACCCGCTGCTACTCTTGCATCATCGTTTCCAACAGCCCCGTCAACATTAACATCTGCATTTGGAGCAGCCTCCTGTGCTTTTGGCCCGGGATCAGCATTTACCAATATTTCCTTATCCTCCTTACCATCAGGTGGTGGCAACCTGGCCTGATCAGTAGTTTTGCTTTTACAGGCAACAAATAAGAGTAGCAATCCAGCAATAAAAATTAGCTTTTTCATATCTATGGTTTTAGTTTCTCATTGTTTCGATGCCTGTCAGCATCCCTGATGCTTTTCTTTTGCATGTTCTTTTCCAAAGCATCCGTCAGGTCTATCCCTGTTTGATTAGCCAGGCATATCAGCACAAAAAGCACATCCGCCATTTCATCAGCCAAATTCACTTCAGTATCCGATTTCTTGAACGATTGCTCGCCATATTGCCTTGCCATAATACGGGCAACCTCCCCAACTTCTTCCATTAAAATGGCTGTGTTAGTTAGTTCGTTAAAATAACGGATGCCTGTGGTGTTAATCCACTTATCTACAAGATGCTGTGCTTCTTTAATTTCCATAATAATTATGCACTAATTTAGTGATTCTCTTTGTCCTTAGTATCCATTATAATCGTAACCGGGCCGTCGTTCAGCAGCTCAATTTTCATATCGGCACCAAAAATACCGGTTGCTGTTTTTTTGCCGGTGATGGCGCTCAGCGTTTTTATCATTTGCTCATATAGCGGTATCGCCTTATCGGGCCGTGCCGCACGAATGAATGATGGCCGGTTCCCCTTTTTAGTTTGTGCAAATAAAGTGAATTGCGATATCAGCAGAATATTGCCATCAATATCAGCTAATGCTTTGTTCATCAAGCCGTTTTCATCTCCAAAAACACGTAGTCCGCATATTTTTTGAGCCAACCATTGCAGGTCTTCATCGGTATCAGCATCCTCAATCCCTAACAAAACCAAAAAACCTGCATCAATTTGCCCGGTAACTTCGCCATCTACGGTGCAGCTTGCCCGGGTAACGCGTTGTATTACTGCTCTCATGTATTAATTATACGTATAATGTAGAATTTGTGGGCAATGTATTAATTCTTGGCTAAAAACTGCTAAGTTCGCAGTTTCTAATTTCGTTCTACTTTAATAAGTATATAATGACTGCTAAAAGAGGCTTTACAACCACCCTATTACATTCCGATCGCCTGGGCAAACCCGAGCATGGCGCTATGCATAAACCCGTTCATACCTCGGTTGCTTATGGTTATGATGATGTGCAGGACCTGGTGGATGTATTCCAGAATAAAACAAAAGGCTACGCATATTCACGCCAGGGAAACCCTACCGTTACCGCTTTAGAGCAAAAGGTAACGCAAATGGAAAAGGGCTTATCTACTATCGCTTTTTCAACCGGTATGGCGGCTATATCAGCTACCATTATGGCGCTGATCAGGAAAACGGATCATATCGTAGCCAGCTCTTATTTGTTCGGCAACTCACGCAGCATTTTCCAAACCTTTATTGAACTAGGGCTCGATTTTACTTTTGTTGACCCAACCGATGTTAATAATGTTCGTGATGCTATAAAAGAAAACACCAAAATGGTGTTCCTGGAAACCATTGCTAACCCTGCTACGCAAATAGCCGACATGGCAAACATAGGCGACCTTTGCGAAGAAAAAGGATTGCTATATATAGTTGATAACACCATGACCTCGCCTTACCTTTTCAACCCGGTTGATGTTAAGGCTACGCATGTGATCAACTCATTAACCAAATACATTGGCGGTCATGGCAACGCACTGGGTGGCAGTGTTACCGATACCGGCTTGTTTGACTGGGAAAACTACCCCAACATTTACGATGTATTTAAAAAGGGTGATGTAAAAGCCTGGGGCATGACCCAAATCCGCAAGAAAGGCTTGCGCGACGCCGGAGGCACATTAGCCCCGGAGGCAGCTCACTCTATATCTGTAGGTTCTGAAACATTGGCCCTGCGTATGGAACGCGCCTGCAATAACGCCCAAAACTTAGCCGAATACCTGGATACGCATCCGCTGATAAAGAAAGTATATTATCCCGGCATACAAACCCACCCGCAACATGAATTAGCTACCGAACTGTTCAAAAAACACGGCAGCTTACTAAGCTTTGAGGTTGAAGAAAGCGTTGATTGCTTTGCCTTTTTAAACAAACTGCAACTGGTAGTAAAGTCAAGTAATCTGGGTGATACCCGCACACTGGCCATCCCCGTTGCGCAAACCATTTTCAATGAACTAGGCCCTGAAAAACGTGCCGAAATGGGTATCTCTGATTTTATGATCCGCCTATCAATTGGTATTGAAGATATTGAAGACCTACTGGCTGATTTTAAGCAAGCGTTGGAATAAGATAAGTAAATGATTTAATTAAAATATTCGTTTCCATAAAGATCAATCATACACTTTTTACCATTAAGCCAAGTTTGTATTAATCCATTATCGTGGGAGCTAAAGTCGTAATCGTATTTTATAGGTAACAAAATATTGCCATCATAGTCAATTAAGCCATATTTACCATCTTTTTTAACACATAACTTATTTAAGACTATTTCTCCCATCTCATCATAAATTGGCTTGACACTATAATCTAGCTTAATAGTCATAATTCCATATTTCCCATTTAACTTAACCTTGTAATAACCATTATGACCATTTATATATTCTATATCCTGGTAAACAGGCTTTATTACTTGTTTTCCCGTTTTGTTTATAAAGCCCATTAATTGATGATGGTCAATACTTATATAAACAATCGCTAAATCATTTTTAAAAAAACTTATCCCTGTATAAACAAGCGGAGTTAATACTTTTCCGTCAATATTTGATAATCCTAGTTTAGGATTAGGAAAATCCTCCGCATAAACGGCAACTAAACTTTTATCAATAAATGCAATCCGTTTATAAATTGGCTTTATAGGTTCGTTCCCCAAGCTATCAATAAGTCCATAAGTTACCCCACTGCCATCATTGATGGCAACAATCGTTTCTCCATTATTATTAAAGCTCTGGATATTACTATAAATTGGTTTAATAAGCTCTTTCCCACTTTTATTCATTAGGCCGTATTTATTATTTAAACAGGTAATAAGTAAAGAATTGATAACCCAAGAACTCGTTATCTTATCAAATTGTGGATTGAAAATCTCTTTCCCTTCCTCAGACAGAAGCCCCCACTTATCACCTATCCTAACTATTTCTGCATCAGCCGTTATGGTTTTTGTCCCCGCCATATTAACACCAAGCGATTTTATTTCATCATACTTAGGTGAAATAATTTGTTGCCCCTGTTTTGATATTACCCCCCATTTTCCATTTAACTTTACTATAATGAACTTAAAGTTTGACAGACGCACATCATCATAAATTGCCGGAACTATTATTTTATTGTTTTTGGTGTTTATAAGCCCTCTTTTATTATCATTCTGAATTATCTTAAGATCAATATTTGACGGATGAACATATGTAAATGGATTAAAATCATTTGGCCCGGAGCCTTCGTCAGCATAACCCATTATTTCTTTTCCAACACTTTTAATTGGCGGAGTAGGAATTGTATTTTGTGCTATATTTCCAAGATTGTCAATAGTAATCCATTGTCCATCTTTTAAAACTTTTGCATACCACAAAGAGTCCTTCATACTTTTCTTAAAGGCGCCAACTAAACTGTATCCTTTATTTTTTGTGTATGCTAAGAATTTAGCCCCTTTTACATAACCGGTATTGTCGGGTACAAATGGCTGAGCGATTACATAATTAGTTATACAAACAAATATAAGTACAGTGATTTTTATTAATCTCTTTGTAGATATGCTCATATTAAATAAGTTAATCATTGTTATTATGCATAATTTTCCTAAGCCCTCGTATCATTCCCATTATAAATGCTCAGATAGCTTTCATAACGGGATAGTTCAATCTCGCCATTTTCCACTGCTTCCAATACTGCGCAACCTGGTTCATTAATATGGCGGCAGTTATTAAAGCGGCAATCATGCATACGCTGGCGCATCTCGGGGAAGAAATGGCTCAGTTCCTGTTTTTCTATATCGATAACACCCAGTTCGCGGATGCCCGGGGTATCAATAATGAAGCCGCCTTGTGGCAGTTCAAAGGCCTCTGCAAAAGTGGTGGTGTGCATTCCTTTGTCGCTCCAGTCGGATACCTGGTGGGTACGTAGTTCCAGATCAGGTAATAAACGGTTAATTAAACTTGATTTACCAACACCTGAGTGCCCCGAGAACAGCGTTACTTTATCTTTTAACAAAGCCTGTACTTTTTCAATATTTGTCCCTTCCAATGCCGATACCTGGTAGCAAGGGTAACCGATTTTTTCATATACGGCTTTGTATTCGTCTAATATCTCTAAGCCTTCATCACTAAACAGGTCGAGCTTGTTAAAAACCAACCGTGCAGGGATGTCATAAGCTTCGGCGGTTACTAAAAACCTGTCGATAAAGCCCAACGATGTACGCGGCGAAGCTAAAGTTACCACCAGTAAAGCCTGGTCGAGGTTAGCGGCAATGATCTGCGCCTGTTTGCTCAGGTTGATAGATTTGCGAATGATGTAATTTTTACGCTGTTGCAGGTTGGTGATCACCCCGGTTTCCTGTTCGGGTTCCATCTCAAAATCAACCACATCGCCTACGGCTATTGGGTTTGTGGTAACAATGCCCTTGGTACGGAACTTTCCTTTTATACGGCAATCTATTATTTGCCCGCCATTGGTTTGTACCTGGTACCAGCTTCCGGTTGATTTGGTGATGAGTCCCTGCATTTGTGCGGTAAAGTTATGAATTTAGCAGAAAGTGTTGAGAGCTTATTTCCGTTGTCCGTCCGCCTCCCTGGCCCCATAGGTTGCCGACAGAAAGGACAGAATGGGTAGCTCGCGTTGAAGTTCGCGTTAGTGATAGCAGCGGATACCGGCCTTGCGCCTAATGCCCGTGCAGTATGAGCGGATAGCACGGGCCGGAGGCAACGCCCAAATTGTCAGAACCTGAATTTATTGAATTAAGGTCATTCGAAAAATTCATAAAATCCGGTTCAGACAATTAAACCCTTTACGCGCTCCGTTGACTCACCCCGACATCGTTTCACTTGTCGACCCTCTCTACGGCAAGCCGTAAAGAGGGTAAAGCTCTCTCCAACAAAAAATAAAACGCAATCTTCTTGCTATTTCAAAAATTAACTGCTTATTTTACGGCGTCTTACAAAAAGACCATAGAAATGATAACAAACGGCACCATTATTACAACAATTATTACCACCGGTATAAACCTCGGAGGAAGATAATCGTATGGTGTAAAAACATAAAAAAAACCAAATGAACGCCTTCCTCCGAAAAAGAGGAAGGCGTTTTTGTTTATAACATATATGAAAATTTTAAAATTTGGCGGTACTTCCGTAGGATCAGTAGCAAGCATCCAAACCTTATTAAACATTTTAAAGAACGAGGCTAAAGCCGAAAAGCCGGTTGTTGTACTATCTGCCATGAGCGGGGTAACCAATTTGCTGGTTTCGATGGCTGAAGGCGCCGTTATTGGCAACGAGTTTACCGCCCAATTAGCCGAACTGGAACGCCGTCACTTTGATGTGGTGAAAAGCCTGTTGGATATTCAGCACCAAAACCCTGCCTTTACCCGCCTTAAAATCCACTTTAATCATTTAGAGGATCTGTTACAGGGCATTTTAACCTTAAAGGAACTTACCCCAAAAACAAGAGATTTAGTATTAAGCTACGGCGAACGCTGCTCTACCTTAATGGTGAGCAAAATTGCCGCCCAATATTTCCCGGAGGCTATTTTTGTTGATGCTTCGGAACTGATAAAAACCGACAGCGCGTTTGGTCAGGCTAAGGTGAATATGGAGCTTACTGAACAACTGATCCGTGGTTTTCAAAAAGAGAACAGTGATAAAATGCTGTTTGTTACCGGTTTTATAGCTGGTAATGATGCGGGGCAGATCACTACTTTAGGTCGTGGTGGCAGCGATTATACTGCTGCAATATTTGGCTCGGCATTAAATTCGCAGGAGATTCAGATCTGGACTGATGTAAATGGTATGATGACCGCCGACCCCCGCCTGGTGAAAAAAGCATTCTCACTACCGGAGCTTACTTATACCGAGGCAATGGAACTATCCTACTTCGGTGCCAAGGTGATCTATCCGCCAACCATGATCCCGGCGTTCCTGAAAAAGATCC
Protein-coding regions in this window:
- the rsgA gene encoding ribosome small subunit-dependent GTPase A, which encodes MQGLITKSTGSWYQVQTNGGQIIDCRIKGKFRTKGIVTTNPIAVGDVVDFEMEPEQETGVITNLQQRKNYIIRKSINLSKQAQIIAANLDQALLVVTLASPRTSLGFIDRFLVTAEAYDIPARLVFNKLDLFSDEGLEILDEYKAVYEKIGYPCYQVSALEGTNIEKVQALLKDKVTLFSGHSGVGKSSLINRLLPDLELRTHQVSDWSDKGMHTTTFAEAFELPQGGFIIDTPGIRELGVIDIEKQELSHFFPEMRQRMHDCRFNNCRHINEPGCAVLEAVENGEIELSRYESYLSIYNGNDTRA
- the gcvT gene encoding glycine cleavage system aminomethyltransferase GcvT codes for the protein MKNTALTDIHIKAGAKIVPFAGYNMPVQYAGINAEHDTVRKSVGVFDVSHMGEFILKGEHAIDLIQKVSSNDATKLYDGKVQYSCLPNEDGGIVDDLLVYRIDEKTYMLVVNASNIDKDWAWISKYNTWGVDMKNISDRTSLLAIQGPKAAEALQSLTDIDLPSMEYYTFKKGTFAGIDNVVVSATGYTGAGGFEVYFDNDHAEHIWNAIFEAGKPFGIQPIGLGARDTLRLEMGFCLYGNDIDDTTSPLEAGLGWVTKFTKDFVNADALQAQKTQGVSQKLVGFEMIDRGIPRHDYAIVDTEGNTIGKVTSGTQSPSLQKAIGMGYVKNEFAKEGTEIYISIRDNKVRAKVVKPPFYK
- a CDS encoding 2-phosphosulfolactate phosphatase, coding for MTELNVCLSPSLIPLFEVEDYIVVIIDIFRATSSICYGIDNGAEAIIPVSQVEECVAYQGKYPHYLLAAERDGKVVTGFDFGNSPFSYTEEKVAGKTVVLTTTNGTHALHLSRNAKKVVIGSFLNLTSICNWLKTQNDNILLVCAGWKNNFNLEDTLFAGAVVDQLKGGGFVLDDAAIASNDLYQIAKSDLDTYLKKTSHSERLKKLGIEADIAFCLQVDITTAIPVLEGEKLVKLV
- a CDS encoding nucleotide pyrophosphohydrolase encodes the protein MEIKEAQHLVDKWINTTGIRYFNELTNTAILMEEVGEVARIMARQYGEQSFKKSDTEVNLADEMADVLFVLICLANQTGIDLTDALEKNMQKKSIRDADRHRNNEKLKP
- a CDS encoding cystathionine gamma-synthase family protein, which gives rise to MTAKRGFTTTLLHSDRLGKPEHGAMHKPVHTSVAYGYDDVQDLVDVFQNKTKGYAYSRQGNPTVTALEQKVTQMEKGLSTIAFSTGMAAISATIMALIRKTDHIVASSYLFGNSRSIFQTFIELGLDFTFVDPTDVNNVRDAIKENTKMVFLETIANPATQIADMANIGDLCEEKGLLYIVDNTMTSPYLFNPVDVKATHVINSLTKYIGGHGNALGGSVTDTGLFDWENYPNIYDVFKKGDVKAWGMTQIRKKGLRDAGGTLAPEAAHSISVGSETLALRMERACNNAQNLAEYLDTHPLIKKVYYPGIQTHPQHELATELFKKHGSLLSFEVEESVDCFAFLNKLQLVVKSSNLGDTRTLAIPVAQTIFNELGPEKRAEMGISDFMIRLSIGIEDIEDLLADFKQALE
- the dtd gene encoding D-aminoacyl-tRNA deacylase — encoded protein: MRAVIQRVTRASCTVDGEVTGQIDAGFLVLLGIEDADTDEDLQWLAQKICGLRVFGDENGLMNKALADIDGNILLISQFTLFAQTKKGNRPSFIRAARPDKAIPLYEQMIKTLSAITGKKTATGIFGADMKIELLNDGPVTIIMDTKDKENH
- a CDS encoding DUF4349 domain-containing protein; this translates as MKKLIFIAGLLLLFVACKSKTTDQARLPPPDGKEDKEILVNADPGPKAQEAAPNADVNVDGAVGNDDARVAAGYENAGTNNSIQDTSKKLVKNGDIEFETNNLIATRKKILVSLKKYGGYVEEDNQSTNADENRKQYELKVRIPAKSFDFLLDSVSSTAYKIDTKNISVTDETTKYIDIQTRLNNKKLLEKRYLELLNKSSKISDLLEIQNKLTEIRSDIESTQGQLNYLSKQVAYSSLDITFYTQESAQVDTGNGAVYKFKKAIADGWEILQNLFFGLITLWPLLLVLVIFYWLIKIWRKRRKAG
- a CDS encoding WG repeat-containing protein, which translates into the protein MSISTKRLIKITVLIFVCITNYVIAQPFVPDNTGYVKGAKFLAYTKNKGYSLVGAFKKSMKDSLWYAKVLKDGQWITIDNLGNIAQNTIPTPPIKSVGKEIMGYADEGSGPNDFNPFTYVHPSNIDLKIIQNDNKRGLINTKNNKIIVPAIYDDVRLSNFKFIIVKLNGKWGVISKQGQQIISPKYDEIKSLGVNMAGTKTITADAEIVRIGDKWGLLSEEGKEIFNPQFDKITSSWVINSLLITCLNNKYGLMNKSGKELIKPIYSNIQSFNNNGETIVAINDGSGVTYGLIDSLGNEPIKPIYKRIAFIDKSLVAVYAEDFPNPKLGLSNIDGKVLTPLVYTGISFFKNDLAIVYISIDHHQLMGFINKTGKQVIKPVYQDIEYINGHNGYYKVKLNGKYGIMTIKLDYSVKPIYDEMGEIVLNKLCVKKDGKYGLIDYDGNILLPIKYDYDFSSHDNGLIQTWLNGKKCMIDLYGNEYFN